The following are encoded in a window of Syngnathoides biaculeatus isolate LvHL_M chromosome 3, ASM1980259v1, whole genome shotgun sequence genomic DNA:
- the LOC133498481 gene encoding kinesin-like protein KIF23 isoform X1 codes for MYRPGKGKTPRRPGQKKAFHAERDPVGVYCRIRPVGGENEECCVEMISDSTIQLHAPDGLKANRNGEYKETQYSFKKVFGINTSQRELFEEVAKPLVEDLIQCKNGLLFTYGVTGSGKTFTMTGSPGEGGLLPRSLDMLFNSIGPLQAKRFVFKPDDKNGIDIQNDVDALLERQKRDAQPLGPSAPFCRQKADPEITDMISPQEACKAENVDEDCCYSILVSYVEVYNNYIYDLLEDAPFDPIRPKGPQSKILREDQNHNMYVAGCTEVEVKSTEEAFEVFWKGQKKRRIANTQLNRESSRSHSVFTLKLVQAPLDADGDHIMQDKNQVNVSQLCLVDLAGSERTSRTRAEGNRLREAGNINQSLMTLRTCMEVLRENQRCGTNKMVPYRDSKVTHLFKNYFDGEGKVKMIVCVNPKADDYEETMLVMRFAEMTQEVEVARPVDRPICGLAAGRRQRHQAFRDELSHHLGDRRGLINAEDPAKLNELIESLPPLPPCELVDPGDDQTLPRLIEVLEKRHRIRQQITEEFNKTATLLNSMLQQFDGQLGVKENLIQDQQSKMGEKDNIIINQRTEIERLEKKSKTLEYKIDILQKTTNMYEHDKRSLEQELETRVQKLQQEVSERRRMEQHMQGMVTDAKLKWEKECERRVNAKQLEMQNKLWVKDEKLKQLKAIVSESSSSSTEQPGKPERPARDRDFNYGQKRSVSPSLLDIRQTPSHRNQAKIRAAQDDSPTSSSSFPSVATSISDWEQRCPADSDSQYREQWTPLCRSRTPALCNGTSGASRRRGQRFASETEAQATRWVHGLDLEAGIRAAREINPVHRRSHSAGGEKWVDHKPPSNVDLGTVMQPIIPNAIQVSSPSEKALSKCHKYVLRHQELAPDGEIATKLIKGSVFKTRSGGQAVEFTDVETLRQECPTAPSRKRRSGSAETPDNVEDQENWAPVASTSRDPGYQKRRKP; via the exons ACGCAGTACTCCTTCAAAAAAGTCTTTGGTATTAATACCTCTCAAAGGGAGCTGTTTGAGGAGGTCGCCAAACCACTGGTAGAGGACCTTATTCAATGTAAAAATG GTCTGCTGTTTACCTATGGTGTCACAGGAAGTGGTAAGACTTTCACTATGACCGGCTCGCCTGGCGAGGGTGGACTCCTCCCTCGTTCTCTTGACATGCTCTTCAACAGTATTGGCCCCCTGCAAGCCAAACGATTT GTTTTTAAACCAGATGACAAAAACGGGATTGACATCCAGAATGACGTAGATGCTCTCCTGGAGAGACAAAAGCGAGACGCTCAACCTTTAGGGCCCAGTGCACCCTTCTGCAG GCAGAAGGCGGACCCAGAAATTACAGACATGATCAGTCCACAAGAGGCGTGTAAAGCTGAGAATGTGGATGAAGACTGTTGTTACAGCATCTTGGTCTCTTATGTTGAGGTGTACAACAACTACATCTATGATCTCCTAGAAGATGCCCCCTTTGATCCAATCAGACCAAA AGGTCCTCAATCTAAAATTCTACGCGAAGATCAGAATCATAATATGTATGTTGCTGGCTGCACAGAGGTTGAGGTGAAATCTACAGAGGAGGCATTTGAAGTCTTCTGGAAGG ggcaaaagaaaagaaggatTGCAAACACTCAATTGAACCGTGAATCCAGCCGTTCCCACAGTGTCTTCACTTTAAAGCTCGTTCAGGCACCTCTTGATGCTGATGGAGACCACATTATGCAG GACAAAAACCAGGTGAATGTTAGCCAACTGTGCTTGGTTGACCTAGCTGGTAGTGAGCGCACCAGCAGAACAAGAGCGGAGGGAAATCGTCTGCGTGAAGCAG GTAATATAAATCAGTCTTTGATGACTCTGCGCACATGTATGGAAGTATTACGAGAGAACCAGAGGTGTGGAACAAATAAG ATGGTGCCATACAGAGACTCTAAAGTGACTCATCTTTTTAAGAACTACTTTGATGGAGAAGGAAAAGTTAAGATGATAGTGTGTGTCAATCCAAAAGCTGATGATTATGAGGAAACAATG CTTGTAATGCGGTTTGCAGAGATGACACAGGAGGTAGAAGTTGCACGGCCGGTCGACAGGCCAATCTGCGGTCTTGCTGCAGGACGCCGGCAAAGACATCAGGCATTTAGGGATGAGCTGTCACATCACCTGGGTGACCGAAGAGGTCTCATTAATGCTG AGGATCCAGCTAAGCTTAATGAACTCATTGAAAGcttgccacctctacctccCTGTGAGCTGGTGGACCCGGGAGATGATCAGACGCTACCACGCCTGATCGAGGTTCTGGAGAAGAGACATCGTATCCGCCAGCAGATAACAGAGGAGTTCAACAAAACTG CCACTTTGCTGAATTCCATGCTCCAGCAGTTTGATGGTCAGCTTGGAGTTAAAGAGAATTTAATCCAAGACCAGCAAAGCAAGATGGGAGAGAAAGACAACATTATCATCAACCAAAGGACCGAGATTGAACGTCTTGAAAAGAAATCCAAAACCCTAGAATACAAA ATTGACATCCTGCAGAAGACCACCAACATGTATGAGCACGACAAACGCTCACTTGAGCAGGAGCTGGAGACTCGTGTTCAAAAGCTCCAACAGGAAGTGTCTGAGAGGAGACGAATGGAGCAGCACATGCAAGGCATGGTCACAGATGCCAAACTCAAGTGGGAGAAAGAGTGT GAGAGACGGGTGAATGCCAAACAGTTGGAGATGCAGAACAAGTTGTGGGTCAAGGATGAAAAGCTGAAACAGCTCAAAGCAATTGTTTCcgagagcagcagcagcagcacagagCAACCAGGGAAACCAGAAAGACCAGCAAGGGACAGAGATTTCAACTATGGCCAGAAGAGGTCTGTCTCGCCATCGCTTCTG GACATCCGACAAACACCTTCCCATCGAAATCAAGCTAAGATTAGGGCAGCTCAGGACGATTCCCCCACCTcctcttcatcttttccttcaGTAGCAACCTCCATCTCTGATTGGGAGCAGAGGTGCCCTGCTGATTCAGACTCCCAGTATAGAGAACAATGGACCCCTCTGTGCAGGAGCCGGACTCCCGCACTTTGTAATGGTACCAGCGGTGCAAGTCGCaggagaggccaacgctttgcctcAGAAACTGAGGCCCAGGCAACTCGTTGGGTCCATGGACTAGACCTAGAAGCAGGCATAAGG GCGGCACGGGAAATTAACCCAGTGCACAGACGTTCACACTCAGCAGGTGGGGAGAAATGGGTAGACCACAAACCACCTTCTAATGTCGACCTAGGCACTGTCATGCAGCCAATCATACCCAATGCAATCCAAGTGTCTTCCCCAAGTGAGAAAGCTCTGTCTAAATGCCACAAGTATGTGCTTAGACATCAAGAGCTTGCCCCTGATGGGGAGATTGCAACCAAGTTGATTAAG GGCAGTGTTTTTAAAACCAGAAGTGGTGGCCAGGCTGTGGAGTTCACTGATGTTGAAACACTAAGGCAGGAGTGCCCAACTGCACCAAG TCGCAAGAGGAGATCAGGCTCTGCAGAAACACCAGACAACGTGGAGGACCAAGAAAATTGG GCTCCTGTTGCAAGCACAAGCAGGGACCCTGGGTATCAAAA ACGCAGGAAGCCTTGa
- the LOC133498481 gene encoding kinesin-like protein KIF23 isoform X3, with translation MYRPGKGKTPRRPGQKKAFHAERDPVGVYCRIRPVGGENEECCVEMISDSTIQLHAPDGLKANRNGEYKETQYSFKKVFGINTSQRELFEEVAKPLVEDLIQCKNGLLFTYGVTGSGKTFTMTGSPGEGGLLPRSLDMLFNSIGPLQAKRFVFKPDDKNGIDIQNDVDALLERQKRDAQPLGPSAPFCRQKADPEITDMISPQEACKAENVDEDCCYSILVSYVEVYNNYIYDLLEDAPFDPIRPKGPQSKILREDQNHNMYVAGCTEVEVKSTEEAFEVFWKGQKKRRIANTQLNRESSRSHSVFTLKLVQAPLDADGDHIMQDKNQVNVSQLCLVDLAGSERTSRTRAEGNRLREAGNINQSLMTLRTCMEVLRENQRCGTNKMVPYRDSKVTHLFKNYFDGEGKVKMIVCVNPKADDYEETMLVMRFAEMTQEVEVARPVDRPICGLAAGRRQRHQAFRDELSHHLGDRRGLINAEDPAKLNELIESLPPLPPCELVDPGDDQTLPRLIEVLEKRHRIRQQITEEFNKTATLLNSMLQQFDGQLGVKENLIQDQQSKMGEKDNIIINQRTEIERLEKKSKTLEYKIDILQKTTNMYEHDKRSLEQELETRVQKLQQEVSERRRMEQHMQGMVTDAKLKWEKECERRVNAKQLEMQNKLWVKDEKLKQLKAIVSESSSSSTEQPGKPERPARDRDFNYGQKRSVSPSLLDIRQTPSHRNQAKIRAAQDDSPTSSSSFPSVATSISDWEQRCPADSDSQYREQWTPLCRSRTPALCNGTSGASRRRGQRFASETEAQATRWVHGLDLEAGIRGSVFKTRSGGQAVEFTDVETLRQECPTAPSRKRRSGSAETPDNVEDQENWAPVASTSRDPGYQKRRKP, from the exons ACGCAGTACTCCTTCAAAAAAGTCTTTGGTATTAATACCTCTCAAAGGGAGCTGTTTGAGGAGGTCGCCAAACCACTGGTAGAGGACCTTATTCAATGTAAAAATG GTCTGCTGTTTACCTATGGTGTCACAGGAAGTGGTAAGACTTTCACTATGACCGGCTCGCCTGGCGAGGGTGGACTCCTCCCTCGTTCTCTTGACATGCTCTTCAACAGTATTGGCCCCCTGCAAGCCAAACGATTT GTTTTTAAACCAGATGACAAAAACGGGATTGACATCCAGAATGACGTAGATGCTCTCCTGGAGAGACAAAAGCGAGACGCTCAACCTTTAGGGCCCAGTGCACCCTTCTGCAG GCAGAAGGCGGACCCAGAAATTACAGACATGATCAGTCCACAAGAGGCGTGTAAAGCTGAGAATGTGGATGAAGACTGTTGTTACAGCATCTTGGTCTCTTATGTTGAGGTGTACAACAACTACATCTATGATCTCCTAGAAGATGCCCCCTTTGATCCAATCAGACCAAA AGGTCCTCAATCTAAAATTCTACGCGAAGATCAGAATCATAATATGTATGTTGCTGGCTGCACAGAGGTTGAGGTGAAATCTACAGAGGAGGCATTTGAAGTCTTCTGGAAGG ggcaaaagaaaagaaggatTGCAAACACTCAATTGAACCGTGAATCCAGCCGTTCCCACAGTGTCTTCACTTTAAAGCTCGTTCAGGCACCTCTTGATGCTGATGGAGACCACATTATGCAG GACAAAAACCAGGTGAATGTTAGCCAACTGTGCTTGGTTGACCTAGCTGGTAGTGAGCGCACCAGCAGAACAAGAGCGGAGGGAAATCGTCTGCGTGAAGCAG GTAATATAAATCAGTCTTTGATGACTCTGCGCACATGTATGGAAGTATTACGAGAGAACCAGAGGTGTGGAACAAATAAG ATGGTGCCATACAGAGACTCTAAAGTGACTCATCTTTTTAAGAACTACTTTGATGGAGAAGGAAAAGTTAAGATGATAGTGTGTGTCAATCCAAAAGCTGATGATTATGAGGAAACAATG CTTGTAATGCGGTTTGCAGAGATGACACAGGAGGTAGAAGTTGCACGGCCGGTCGACAGGCCAATCTGCGGTCTTGCTGCAGGACGCCGGCAAAGACATCAGGCATTTAGGGATGAGCTGTCACATCACCTGGGTGACCGAAGAGGTCTCATTAATGCTG AGGATCCAGCTAAGCTTAATGAACTCATTGAAAGcttgccacctctacctccCTGTGAGCTGGTGGACCCGGGAGATGATCAGACGCTACCACGCCTGATCGAGGTTCTGGAGAAGAGACATCGTATCCGCCAGCAGATAACAGAGGAGTTCAACAAAACTG CCACTTTGCTGAATTCCATGCTCCAGCAGTTTGATGGTCAGCTTGGAGTTAAAGAGAATTTAATCCAAGACCAGCAAAGCAAGATGGGAGAGAAAGACAACATTATCATCAACCAAAGGACCGAGATTGAACGTCTTGAAAAGAAATCCAAAACCCTAGAATACAAA ATTGACATCCTGCAGAAGACCACCAACATGTATGAGCACGACAAACGCTCACTTGAGCAGGAGCTGGAGACTCGTGTTCAAAAGCTCCAACAGGAAGTGTCTGAGAGGAGACGAATGGAGCAGCACATGCAAGGCATGGTCACAGATGCCAAACTCAAGTGGGAGAAAGAGTGT GAGAGACGGGTGAATGCCAAACAGTTGGAGATGCAGAACAAGTTGTGGGTCAAGGATGAAAAGCTGAAACAGCTCAAAGCAATTGTTTCcgagagcagcagcagcagcacagagCAACCAGGGAAACCAGAAAGACCAGCAAGGGACAGAGATTTCAACTATGGCCAGAAGAGGTCTGTCTCGCCATCGCTTCTG GACATCCGACAAACACCTTCCCATCGAAATCAAGCTAAGATTAGGGCAGCTCAGGACGATTCCCCCACCTcctcttcatcttttccttcaGTAGCAACCTCCATCTCTGATTGGGAGCAGAGGTGCCCTGCTGATTCAGACTCCCAGTATAGAGAACAATGGACCCCTCTGTGCAGGAGCCGGACTCCCGCACTTTGTAATGGTACCAGCGGTGCAAGTCGCaggagaggccaacgctttgcctcAGAAACTGAGGCCCAGGCAACTCGTTGGGTCCATGGACTAGACCTAGAAGCAGGCATAAGG GGCAGTGTTTTTAAAACCAGAAGTGGTGGCCAGGCTGTGGAGTTCACTGATGTTGAAACACTAAGGCAGGAGTGCCCAACTGCACCAAG TCGCAAGAGGAGATCAGGCTCTGCAGAAACACCAGACAACGTGGAGGACCAAGAAAATTGG GCTCCTGTTGCAAGCACAAGCAGGGACCCTGGGTATCAAAA ACGCAGGAAGCCTTGa
- the LOC133498481 gene encoding kinesin-like protein KIF23 isoform X2: MISDSTIQLHAPDGLKANRNGEYKETQYSFKKVFGINTSQRELFEEVAKPLVEDLIQCKNGLLFTYGVTGSGKTFTMTGSPGEGGLLPRSLDMLFNSIGPLQAKRFVFKPDDKNGIDIQNDVDALLERQKRDAQPLGPSAPFCRQKADPEITDMISPQEACKAENVDEDCCYSILVSYVEVYNNYIYDLLEDAPFDPIRPKGPQSKILREDQNHNMYVAGCTEVEVKSTEEAFEVFWKGQKKRRIANTQLNRESSRSHSVFTLKLVQAPLDADGDHIMQDKNQVNVSQLCLVDLAGSERTSRTRAEGNRLREAGNINQSLMTLRTCMEVLRENQRCGTNKMVPYRDSKVTHLFKNYFDGEGKVKMIVCVNPKADDYEETMLVMRFAEMTQEVEVARPVDRPICGLAAGRRQRHQAFRDELSHHLGDRRGLINAEDPAKLNELIESLPPLPPCELVDPGDDQTLPRLIEVLEKRHRIRQQITEEFNKTATLLNSMLQQFDGQLGVKENLIQDQQSKMGEKDNIIINQRTEIERLEKKSKTLEYKIDILQKTTNMYEHDKRSLEQELETRVQKLQQEVSERRRMEQHMQGMVTDAKLKWEKECERRVNAKQLEMQNKLWVKDEKLKQLKAIVSESSSSSTEQPGKPERPARDRDFNYGQKRSVSPSLLDIRQTPSHRNQAKIRAAQDDSPTSSSSFPSVATSISDWEQRCPADSDSQYREQWTPLCRSRTPALCNGTSGASRRRGQRFASETEAQATRWVHGLDLEAGIRAAREINPVHRRSHSAGGEKWVDHKPPSNVDLGTVMQPIIPNAIQVSSPSEKALSKCHKYVLRHQELAPDGEIATKLIKGSVFKTRSGGQAVEFTDVETLRQECPTAPSRKRRSGSAETPDNVEDQENWAPVASTSRDPGYQKRRKP, translated from the exons ACGCAGTACTCCTTCAAAAAAGTCTTTGGTATTAATACCTCTCAAAGGGAGCTGTTTGAGGAGGTCGCCAAACCACTGGTAGAGGACCTTATTCAATGTAAAAATG GTCTGCTGTTTACCTATGGTGTCACAGGAAGTGGTAAGACTTTCACTATGACCGGCTCGCCTGGCGAGGGTGGACTCCTCCCTCGTTCTCTTGACATGCTCTTCAACAGTATTGGCCCCCTGCAAGCCAAACGATTT GTTTTTAAACCAGATGACAAAAACGGGATTGACATCCAGAATGACGTAGATGCTCTCCTGGAGAGACAAAAGCGAGACGCTCAACCTTTAGGGCCCAGTGCACCCTTCTGCAG GCAGAAGGCGGACCCAGAAATTACAGACATGATCAGTCCACAAGAGGCGTGTAAAGCTGAGAATGTGGATGAAGACTGTTGTTACAGCATCTTGGTCTCTTATGTTGAGGTGTACAACAACTACATCTATGATCTCCTAGAAGATGCCCCCTTTGATCCAATCAGACCAAA AGGTCCTCAATCTAAAATTCTACGCGAAGATCAGAATCATAATATGTATGTTGCTGGCTGCACAGAGGTTGAGGTGAAATCTACAGAGGAGGCATTTGAAGTCTTCTGGAAGG ggcaaaagaaaagaaggatTGCAAACACTCAATTGAACCGTGAATCCAGCCGTTCCCACAGTGTCTTCACTTTAAAGCTCGTTCAGGCACCTCTTGATGCTGATGGAGACCACATTATGCAG GACAAAAACCAGGTGAATGTTAGCCAACTGTGCTTGGTTGACCTAGCTGGTAGTGAGCGCACCAGCAGAACAAGAGCGGAGGGAAATCGTCTGCGTGAAGCAG GTAATATAAATCAGTCTTTGATGACTCTGCGCACATGTATGGAAGTATTACGAGAGAACCAGAGGTGTGGAACAAATAAG ATGGTGCCATACAGAGACTCTAAAGTGACTCATCTTTTTAAGAACTACTTTGATGGAGAAGGAAAAGTTAAGATGATAGTGTGTGTCAATCCAAAAGCTGATGATTATGAGGAAACAATG CTTGTAATGCGGTTTGCAGAGATGACACAGGAGGTAGAAGTTGCACGGCCGGTCGACAGGCCAATCTGCGGTCTTGCTGCAGGACGCCGGCAAAGACATCAGGCATTTAGGGATGAGCTGTCACATCACCTGGGTGACCGAAGAGGTCTCATTAATGCTG AGGATCCAGCTAAGCTTAATGAACTCATTGAAAGcttgccacctctacctccCTGTGAGCTGGTGGACCCGGGAGATGATCAGACGCTACCACGCCTGATCGAGGTTCTGGAGAAGAGACATCGTATCCGCCAGCAGATAACAGAGGAGTTCAACAAAACTG CCACTTTGCTGAATTCCATGCTCCAGCAGTTTGATGGTCAGCTTGGAGTTAAAGAGAATTTAATCCAAGACCAGCAAAGCAAGATGGGAGAGAAAGACAACATTATCATCAACCAAAGGACCGAGATTGAACGTCTTGAAAAGAAATCCAAAACCCTAGAATACAAA ATTGACATCCTGCAGAAGACCACCAACATGTATGAGCACGACAAACGCTCACTTGAGCAGGAGCTGGAGACTCGTGTTCAAAAGCTCCAACAGGAAGTGTCTGAGAGGAGACGAATGGAGCAGCACATGCAAGGCATGGTCACAGATGCCAAACTCAAGTGGGAGAAAGAGTGT GAGAGACGGGTGAATGCCAAACAGTTGGAGATGCAGAACAAGTTGTGGGTCAAGGATGAAAAGCTGAAACAGCTCAAAGCAATTGTTTCcgagagcagcagcagcagcacagagCAACCAGGGAAACCAGAAAGACCAGCAAGGGACAGAGATTTCAACTATGGCCAGAAGAGGTCTGTCTCGCCATCGCTTCTG GACATCCGACAAACACCTTCCCATCGAAATCAAGCTAAGATTAGGGCAGCTCAGGACGATTCCCCCACCTcctcttcatcttttccttcaGTAGCAACCTCCATCTCTGATTGGGAGCAGAGGTGCCCTGCTGATTCAGACTCCCAGTATAGAGAACAATGGACCCCTCTGTGCAGGAGCCGGACTCCCGCACTTTGTAATGGTACCAGCGGTGCAAGTCGCaggagaggccaacgctttgcctcAGAAACTGAGGCCCAGGCAACTCGTTGGGTCCATGGACTAGACCTAGAAGCAGGCATAAGG GCGGCACGGGAAATTAACCCAGTGCACAGACGTTCACACTCAGCAGGTGGGGAGAAATGGGTAGACCACAAACCACCTTCTAATGTCGACCTAGGCACTGTCATGCAGCCAATCATACCCAATGCAATCCAAGTGTCTTCCCCAAGTGAGAAAGCTCTGTCTAAATGCCACAAGTATGTGCTTAGACATCAAGAGCTTGCCCCTGATGGGGAGATTGCAACCAAGTTGATTAAG GGCAGTGTTTTTAAAACCAGAAGTGGTGGCCAGGCTGTGGAGTTCACTGATGTTGAAACACTAAGGCAGGAGTGCCCAACTGCACCAAG TCGCAAGAGGAGATCAGGCTCTGCAGAAACACCAGACAACGTGGAGGACCAAGAAAATTGG GCTCCTGTTGCAAGCACAAGCAGGGACCCTGGGTATCAAAA ACGCAGGAAGCCTTGa
- the LOC133498481 gene encoding kinesin-like protein KIF23 isoform X4, with amino-acid sequence MYRPGKGKTPRRPGQKKAFHAERDPVGVYCRIRPVGGENEECCVEMISDSTIQLHAPDGLKANRNGEYKETQYSFKKVFGINTSQRELFEEVAKPLVEDLIQCKNGLLFTYGVTGSGKTFTMTGSPGEGGLLPRSLDMLFNSIGPLQAKRFVFKPDDKNGIDIQNDVDALLERQKRDAQPLGPSAPFCRQKADPEITDMISPQEACKAENVDEDCCYSILVSYVEVYNNYIYDLLEDAPFDPIRPKGPQSKILREDQNHNMYVAGCTEVEVKSTEEAFEVFWKGQKKRRIANTQLNRESSRSHSVFTLKLVQAPLDADGDHIMQDKNQVNVSQLCLVDLAGSERTSRTRAEGNRLREAGNINQSLMTLRTCMEVLRENQRCGTNKMVPYRDSKVTHLFKNYFDGEGKVKMIVCVNPKADDYEETMLVMRFAEMTQEVEVARPVDRPICGLAAGRRQRHQAFRDELSHHLGDRRGLINAEDPAKLNELIESLPPLPPCELVDPGDDQTLPRLIEVLEKRHRIRQQITEEFNKTATLLNSMLQQFDGQLGVKENLIQDQQSKMGEKDNIIINQRTEIERLEKKSKTLEYKIDILQKTTNMYEHDKRSLEQELETRVQKLQQEVSERRRMEQHMQGMVTDAKLKWEKECERRVNAKQLEMQNKLWVKDEKLKQLKAIVSESSSSSTEQPGKPERPARDRDFNYGQKRSVSPSLLGSVFKTRSGGQAVEFTDVETLRQECPTAPSRKRRSGSAETPDNVEDQENWAPVASTSRDPGYQKRRKP; translated from the exons ACGCAGTACTCCTTCAAAAAAGTCTTTGGTATTAATACCTCTCAAAGGGAGCTGTTTGAGGAGGTCGCCAAACCACTGGTAGAGGACCTTATTCAATGTAAAAATG GTCTGCTGTTTACCTATGGTGTCACAGGAAGTGGTAAGACTTTCACTATGACCGGCTCGCCTGGCGAGGGTGGACTCCTCCCTCGTTCTCTTGACATGCTCTTCAACAGTATTGGCCCCCTGCAAGCCAAACGATTT GTTTTTAAACCAGATGACAAAAACGGGATTGACATCCAGAATGACGTAGATGCTCTCCTGGAGAGACAAAAGCGAGACGCTCAACCTTTAGGGCCCAGTGCACCCTTCTGCAG GCAGAAGGCGGACCCAGAAATTACAGACATGATCAGTCCACAAGAGGCGTGTAAAGCTGAGAATGTGGATGAAGACTGTTGTTACAGCATCTTGGTCTCTTATGTTGAGGTGTACAACAACTACATCTATGATCTCCTAGAAGATGCCCCCTTTGATCCAATCAGACCAAA AGGTCCTCAATCTAAAATTCTACGCGAAGATCAGAATCATAATATGTATGTTGCTGGCTGCACAGAGGTTGAGGTGAAATCTACAGAGGAGGCATTTGAAGTCTTCTGGAAGG ggcaaaagaaaagaaggatTGCAAACACTCAATTGAACCGTGAATCCAGCCGTTCCCACAGTGTCTTCACTTTAAAGCTCGTTCAGGCACCTCTTGATGCTGATGGAGACCACATTATGCAG GACAAAAACCAGGTGAATGTTAGCCAACTGTGCTTGGTTGACCTAGCTGGTAGTGAGCGCACCAGCAGAACAAGAGCGGAGGGAAATCGTCTGCGTGAAGCAG GTAATATAAATCAGTCTTTGATGACTCTGCGCACATGTATGGAAGTATTACGAGAGAACCAGAGGTGTGGAACAAATAAG ATGGTGCCATACAGAGACTCTAAAGTGACTCATCTTTTTAAGAACTACTTTGATGGAGAAGGAAAAGTTAAGATGATAGTGTGTGTCAATCCAAAAGCTGATGATTATGAGGAAACAATG CTTGTAATGCGGTTTGCAGAGATGACACAGGAGGTAGAAGTTGCACGGCCGGTCGACAGGCCAATCTGCGGTCTTGCTGCAGGACGCCGGCAAAGACATCAGGCATTTAGGGATGAGCTGTCACATCACCTGGGTGACCGAAGAGGTCTCATTAATGCTG AGGATCCAGCTAAGCTTAATGAACTCATTGAAAGcttgccacctctacctccCTGTGAGCTGGTGGACCCGGGAGATGATCAGACGCTACCACGCCTGATCGAGGTTCTGGAGAAGAGACATCGTATCCGCCAGCAGATAACAGAGGAGTTCAACAAAACTG CCACTTTGCTGAATTCCATGCTCCAGCAGTTTGATGGTCAGCTTGGAGTTAAAGAGAATTTAATCCAAGACCAGCAAAGCAAGATGGGAGAGAAAGACAACATTATCATCAACCAAAGGACCGAGATTGAACGTCTTGAAAAGAAATCCAAAACCCTAGAATACAAA ATTGACATCCTGCAGAAGACCACCAACATGTATGAGCACGACAAACGCTCACTTGAGCAGGAGCTGGAGACTCGTGTTCAAAAGCTCCAACAGGAAGTGTCTGAGAGGAGACGAATGGAGCAGCACATGCAAGGCATGGTCACAGATGCCAAACTCAAGTGGGAGAAAGAGTGT GAGAGACGGGTGAATGCCAAACAGTTGGAGATGCAGAACAAGTTGTGGGTCAAGGATGAAAAGCTGAAACAGCTCAAAGCAATTGTTTCcgagagcagcagcagcagcacagagCAACCAGGGAAACCAGAAAGACCAGCAAGGGACAGAGATTTCAACTATGGCCAGAAGAGGTCTGTCTCGCCATCGCTTCTG GGCAGTGTTTTTAAAACCAGAAGTGGTGGCCAGGCTGTGGAGTTCACTGATGTTGAAACACTAAGGCAGGAGTGCCCAACTGCACCAAG TCGCAAGAGGAGATCAGGCTCTGCAGAAACACCAGACAACGTGGAGGACCAAGAAAATTGG GCTCCTGTTGCAAGCACAAGCAGGGACCCTGGGTATCAAAA ACGCAGGAAGCCTTGa